From a single Calothrix sp. NIES-2098 genomic region:
- a CDS encoding integral membrane protein MviN, which yields MTKQDQKPTRSFAGIAGIVAIATLISKIFGLVRQQAIAAAFGVGAAATAYSYAYIIPGFLLILLGGVNGPLHSAIVSVLAKRKQEEAAPLVETVTTLVAGILLIVTLAQVVFADTIVDFVGHGLKETTRAIAIQQIRIMAPMALFSGLIGIGFGTLNAAHQYWLLSISPLLSSITVVVGIGILALQYGKNIILPEYAYIGGMVLAWGTLAGAVLQWLVQLIVQWRLGLGTLRLRFDFKSPAVREVINIMTPATISSGMMPINVATDLYFASPIPGAAAGFNYANLLVQTPLGIISNIILLPLLPMFARLAAPENWHDLKLRIRQGLLLTAFTMLPLGALMVALSVPIVQVVYERGAFKQEATQLVSSLLIAYGIGMFAYLGRDVLVRVFYALGDGQTPFRISAFNIFLNIVLDWFFVKPFGAPGLVLATVGVNCSSMLMLLWLLDRKLNGLPWREWSLPIIGLTAGSIVSGVASYGALVGCRQVLGKENLLILLIELSVAGLVGLGVFAIFASWLKIPEINSFVSRMRQRFLKQ from the coding sequence GTGACCAAACAAGACCAAAAACCCACTCGTTCATTCGCTGGAATTGCTGGCATTGTTGCCATTGCTACCTTAATTAGTAAAATCTTTGGTTTAGTACGGCAGCAAGCGATCGCTGCGGCTTTTGGTGTTGGTGCTGCTGCCACTGCCTATAGTTATGCCTACATTATTCCTGGTTTTTTATTAATTTTACTCGGCGGTGTCAACGGGCCGTTACACAGCGCCATTGTTAGTGTTTTAGCCAAGCGCAAACAAGAAGAAGCTGCTCCTTTAGTAGAAACAGTAACAACCCTAGTCGCGGGAATACTCTTAATCGTAACCTTAGCGCAAGTTGTGTTTGCGGATACGATCGTCGATTTCGTCGGTCATGGTTTAAAAGAAACCACCAGAGCGATCGCGATCCAACAGATCCGCATCATGGCTCCAATGGCTTTATTTTCCGGCTTAATCGGCATTGGCTTTGGGACTCTCAATGCTGCTCATCAATATTGGTTACTCTCCATCAGTCCCTTACTATCGAGTATTACCGTTGTTGTCGGCATTGGAATTTTGGCTTTGCAATATGGCAAAAATATTATTCTGCCAGAATACGCTTACATTGGTGGCATGGTCTTAGCTTGGGGAACTCTAGCAGGAGCCGTTCTCCAATGGTTGGTGCAGTTAATTGTGCAGTGGCGCTTAGGATTAGGCACATTAAGGCTACGATTTGATTTTAAATCCCCCGCAGTTCGAGAAGTAATTAACATCATGACTCCGGCAACCATTTCTTCGGGGATGATGCCAATTAATGTTGCTACAGACCTTTACTTTGCCAGTCCCATTCCCGGTGCGGCGGCTGGGTTTAACTATGCCAATCTCTTAGTGCAAACGCCTTTAGGGATTATTTCTAATATTATTTTGTTGCCCCTATTGCCGATGTTTGCTAGACTCGCTGCACCAGAAAATTGGCACGATCTCAAATTACGCATTCGCCAAGGACTGCTACTGACTGCCTTTACCATGCTACCTTTAGGGGCTTTAATGGTAGCCTTATCTGTTCCCATAGTCCAAGTAGTTTATGAGCGCGGTGCTTTCAAGCAAGAAGCTACACAATTAGTTTCTTCGTTGCTAATTGCTTATGGTATTGGGATGTTTGCTTATTTAGGACGTGATGTTTTAGTCAGAGTATTTTATGCTTTAGGCGACGGTCAAACACCTTTTCGCATTAGTGCTTTTAATATCTTCCTTAATATCGTACTAGATTGGTTTTTTGTGAAACCGTTTGGCGCTCCGGGTTTAGTGTTAGCAACAGTTGGCGTAAATTGTAGCTCGATGTTAATGCTGTTATGGTTGCTCGATCGCAAACTTAATGGCTTACCTTGGCGAGAATGGAGTCTACCAATTATTGGTTTAACAGCTGGTAGCATAGTATCTGGAGTCGCTAGCTATGGAGCTTTGGTTGGTTGTCGCCAGGTTTTAGGTAAAGAAAATTTACTAATTCTGTTGATAGAGTTATCTGTAGCTGGCTTAGTAGGGCTGGGTGTGTTTGCTATTTTTGCCTCATGGTTGAAAATACCAGAGATCAATAGTTTTGTATCTCGAATGCGTCAGCGCTTTTTGAAGCAATAA
- a CDS encoding serine/threonine protein kinase has product MQVYCTKQHVNNGSNRFCTHCGEPLPLPVGQLVDKRYKIIRQLGEGGFGRTYLAEDRNQSNQQCVLKEFAPQVQEQQDLQKAKELFEREANVLKKLQHPQIPKFHASLQEKLGGRDFFFLVQDYIDGDNYRQLLEQRQSQGQTFSEEEVLTLLEKILPVLSYLHSKDVVHRDISPENLIWRRSDNLPILIDFGGVKQLPASQGFWFTQLAVNHTLLGKKGYAPEEQLRQGKVFFSSDLYSLAVTALVLLTGKEPQMLYDSYQGIWLWGKEIKVSPKLEAVLKKMLAYQPNARYQNASQVLKDLPSKVATKQPNPYITKIKTMVVAPGRKQTNQIISKIHSKTQLIANKMPLPAWLRPFAVSLGGTAVVVLVGVGSFAVVNGIIRSISSISLPKIPSISLPASKPVSDKGTSRISQILSRRQQLEIPEGFFIRMVDNLFYSQKPELQGRSLTSKPEDAALRDEWYGIAENLLQKLEQANLSSAARRKLGSYSQRDYDTWRQQARNGQFGNYTINQLTKDTYEQFDRLFPGQPRGKLNQQTYGQIWYAIAADRVSKVQSGN; this is encoded by the coding sequence ATGCAAGTCTATTGCACAAAACAACACGTAAATAATGGCAGTAACCGTTTTTGTACGCACTGCGGTGAACCCTTGCCTCTTCCTGTAGGGCAGCTGGTGGATAAACGCTACAAAATTATACGTCAATTAGGTGAAGGTGGTTTTGGGCGTACTTATTTGGCTGAGGATCGAAATCAATCTAACCAACAATGCGTACTTAAAGAATTTGCACCGCAAGTACAAGAACAGCAAGATTTACAAAAAGCTAAAGAGTTATTTGAGCGTGAAGCAAATGTCCTCAAAAAACTCCAGCATCCGCAAATCCCTAAGTTTCACGCCTCGCTACAAGAGAAGTTAGGGGGTAGAGATTTTTTCTTTTTAGTACAAGATTATATAGATGGTGATAATTATCGCCAGTTGTTAGAACAGCGTCAAAGTCAAGGACAGACTTTTAGTGAAGAAGAAGTACTGACATTATTAGAAAAAATCTTACCTGTGCTGTCCTATTTGCATTCCAAAGATGTAGTTCATCGCGATATTTCACCAGAGAATTTAATCTGGCGGCGTTCTGATAATTTACCAATATTAATTGACTTTGGTGGAGTGAAACAATTACCAGCTTCTCAAGGTTTTTGGTTTACCCAGTTGGCGGTAAATCATACTTTATTAGGGAAAAAAGGCTATGCTCCAGAAGAACAACTAAGACAAGGCAAAGTTTTTTTTAGTAGCGATTTATATTCTTTAGCAGTGACAGCTTTGGTGCTGCTGACTGGAAAGGAACCACAAATGCTTTATGACAGCTACCAAGGAATTTGGCTTTGGGGAAAAGAAATCAAAGTCAGTCCCAAGCTAGAAGCAGTGTTAAAAAAGATGTTGGCGTATCAACCTAACGCTCGCTATCAAAATGCTAGTCAAGTATTGAAAGATTTACCTTCAAAAGTTGCTACTAAACAACCAAATCCTTACATTACCAAAATTAAGACGATGGTGGTTGCTCCAGGGCGCAAACAGACTAATCAAATTATTAGTAAAATCCATAGCAAAACGCAACTAATAGCTAATAAAATGCCTCTTCCTGCTTGGCTGCGTCCTTTTGCTGTGAGTCTGGGAGGAACGGCTGTAGTAGTTTTAGTTGGTGTAGGCAGCTTTGCGGTAGTAAATGGCATTATTCGCAGTATATCGTCAATTTCTCTCCCAAAAATCCCATCAATATCGCTTCCTGCAAGTAAACCAGTTAGCGATAAAGGAACGAGTCGCATTAGTCAAATTTTAAGCCGCCGCCAACAACTGGAAATTCCCGAAGGATTTTTCATCCGCATGGTAGATAATTTGTTCTATTCACAAAAGCCAGAATTACAAGGACGCAGCCTGACCTCTAAACCAGAAGATGCCGCATTACGAGATGAATGGTATGGTATTGCCGAAAACTTGTTGCAAAAACTGGAACAAGCTAATCTCAGTTCAGCGGCTCGTCGTAAACTAGGAAGCTACAGTCAGAGAGATTACGATACTTGGAGGCAACAAGCACGCAATGGACAGTTTGGTAACTATACAATAAATCAATTAACAAAAGATACATACGAACAATTCGATCGCTTGTTTCCCGGTCAGCCGCGTGGGAAACTGAATCAACAAACTTACGGTCAGATTTGGTATGCGATCGCAGCCGATCGAGTAAGTAAGGTACAATCTGGCAACTAA
- a CDS encoding peptidase S1 and S6 chymotrypsin/Hap produces MITTKITNLTDELATLAAKLRHSTVKVQSNSQGVGSGVIWQSDGLIITNAHVATSNQAKVELADGRVFDAVRTHFDPQQDLAALKITATDLHTATIGDSDALRVGELVLAVGNPLADSGAVTLGIIHAYHQKAVMADIRLYPGNSGGPLADCLGRVVGINTMVVNGLAVAIPSLAVNRFLQAPNRPRLGVTLQPVWVGRRNLGLLVLSVLPESTAAIAGVEIGDVLIGISGQLFTNSDDLGKYLQQHQNQESIPLQLWRSGQQLVVYVRLQSDKTAVEAT; encoded by the coding sequence ATGATTACTACAAAAATTACAAACCTTACCGATGAATTGGCAACTCTCGCTGCTAAGTTACGCCACAGTACAGTCAAAGTTCAAAGCAATTCTCAAGGAGTTGGTTCTGGTGTCATCTGGCAAAGTGATGGGTTAATTATTACCAATGCCCATGTCGCAACCAGCAACCAAGCAAAGGTGGAATTGGCTGACGGACGAGTATTTGACGCTGTGCGTACCCACTTTGACCCACAGCAAGATTTAGCGGCTCTGAAAATTACTGCTACTGACTTACACACTGCAACTATTGGTGATTCTGATGCATTGCGAGTGGGTGAGTTAGTGTTGGCGGTGGGTAATCCGTTGGCTGATAGTGGTGCTGTTACTTTAGGGATTATTCACGCTTATCATCAAAAAGCAGTTATGGCTGATATCCGGCTGTATCCGGGTAATTCTGGAGGGCCGCTGGCTGATTGTCTCGGTCGAGTTGTGGGGATTAATACAATGGTTGTTAACGGTTTGGCTGTAGCGATCCCCAGTTTAGCTGTCAATCGCTTTTTGCAAGCTCCAAATCGTCCGCGATTGGGGGTGACTTTACAACCTGTTTGGGTGGGTAGACGCAACCTCGGTTTATTGGTGTTGTCTGTTCTTCCTGAGAGTACGGCGGCGATCGCAGGTGTAGAAATTGGTGATGTGTTAATCGGAATTTCTGGGCAATTATTTACTAACAGTGATGACCTGGGCAAATATCTCCAACAACACCAAAATCAAGAATCAATTCCTTTACAACTCTGGCGTAGCGGTCAACAACTTGTGGTTTATGTGCGATTGCAGAGTGATAAAACTGCGGTGGAGGCTACATGA
- a CDS encoding LuxR family two component transcriptional regulator: MIRVLVVATSPVVRAGLSAVVSSNSQLNVVGSASNLDTAIAEVGQLQPDVILLDLSSNAQASMWEKLLLFQEEQYPVGFLTIAEEIESIDIEAAFRSGVRGILPNDSRESEIIAAVIAIADGLVVLHPDFLDLLPMREKVATTPVQTLTPREIEVLEMLGSGLGNKAIAKHLQISEHTVKFHISSIFQKLAVSTRTEAVTVGVRLGLIML; encoded by the coding sequence ATGATCCGGGTGTTGGTAGTTGCTACTTCCCCGGTGGTACGGGCGGGTTTATCGGCTGTAGTTAGTAGCAATTCCCAGTTGAATGTTGTGGGGAGTGCATCAAATTTAGATACCGCGATCGCGGAAGTTGGGCAATTACAACCGGATGTAATACTGCTAGATTTAAGTAGTAATGCACAAGCATCTATGTGGGAAAAATTGCTACTTTTTCAAGAGGAGCAATACCCTGTAGGATTTCTCACGATCGCAGAGGAAATTGAAAGCATTGATATAGAAGCAGCATTCCGTTCTGGCGTTCGGGGTATATTGCCTAATGACAGTAGAGAGTCAGAAATTATCGCTGCTGTCATTGCGATCGCAGATGGTTTAGTGGTGCTACACCCAGATTTTTTGGATTTATTGCCTATGCGGGAAAAAGTAGCGACTACCCCCGTGCAAACTCTGACGCCAAGAGAAATTGAAGTATTAGAAATGCTCGGTTCTGGTTTAGGTAATAAAGCGATCGCTAAACATTTGCAGATTTCTGAGCATACTGTAAAGTTTCATATCTCATCGATTTTTCAAAAGCTGGCTGTCTCAACCCGTACCGAGGCTGTGACTGTTGGTGTCAGGCTAGGTTTGATTATGCTGTGA
- a CDS encoding PDZ/DHR/GLGF domain-containing protein gives MSSLLELSNSLADTVEQAGNAVVAVNAGTRISSSGIHWRQGIIVTSDESLQRYDEITVTLFDGRSVAATHLGHDSSTDIAVFQLQDGETPVAKIGDATTLKIGHLVLGIARSNAGELRAALGTVSVISGAWRSMSGGNIDQFIRPDMTLYPGFAGGALVDAAGYVVGMNTSGRRGTALTIPAATVNRVVDQLLAKGHIARGYLGVGMQPVRLPNNLIAALSLTSATGVIVVNVEPAGPADHAGVLLGDVLVAFDGTTVSDTGDVMALLNSSDRVGKTVPLQVIRGGVLVELAITVGERPFEQYSNQEDSEKSSDRSHHRRGRHGRRGSSHSR, from the coding sequence ATGTCTTCATTACTAGAATTGTCCAATAGTTTAGCTGATACCGTAGAACAAGCAGGAAATGCTGTAGTTGCAGTGAATGCTGGCACGCGCATTTCTTCTAGTGGAATTCACTGGCGTCAGGGTATTATTGTTACTTCCGATGAGTCGCTTCAGCGTTATGACGAAATCACTGTCACTCTGTTTGATGGTCGTTCTGTCGCTGCTACGCATTTGGGACATGACTCTAGCACTGATATAGCTGTTTTCCAACTCCAAGATGGGGAAACTCCGGTGGCGAAAATTGGCGATGCAACAACACTGAAAATTGGCCATTTAGTCTTAGGAATAGCGAGAAGCAACGCAGGCGAGTTGCGTGCGGCTTTAGGTACTGTGAGTGTAATTAGTGGTGCTTGGCGCAGCATGAGTGGTGGTAATATCGACCAATTCATCCGTCCCGATATGACTCTTTACCCTGGTTTTGCGGGTGGGGCGCTTGTAGATGCGGCTGGTTATGTGGTAGGCATGAACACATCAGGACGGCGCGGTACTGCTTTAACTATTCCCGCAGCTACAGTCAATCGTGTAGTCGATCAATTGTTAGCCAAGGGACACATTGCACGCGGTTATTTAGGTGTAGGAATGCAACCTGTACGCTTACCTAATAATCTGATCGCAGCTTTGAGTTTAACTTCTGCTACTGGTGTAATTGTTGTCAATGTCGAGCCTGCTGGCCCTGCCGATCATGCAGGTGTACTGCTTGGGGATGTGTTGGTAGCATTCGATGGCACAACCGTGAGTGATACGGGTGATGTAATGGCGCTGTTAAATAGTAGCGATCGCGTCGGTAAAACTGTCCCACTGCAAGTTATCCGGGGTGGGGTGTTAGTTGAATTAGCAATTACAGTTGGCGAACGACCATTTGAGCAGTACTCAAATCAAGAAGATTCGGAAAAATCTAGCGATCGCTCTCACCACAGAAGAGGGCGACATGGTAGGAGAGGTTCGTCCCATTCTCGTTAA
- a CDS encoding protein kinase encodes MHPVYCSKGHENPAGSRFCLNCGEKLLDTPVNYSIQPGQVLGDRYLIVRQIGQGGFGRTYLAEDVNRFRELCVLKEFSPQVQTAYVLQKAEELFQREASVLYKLQHPQIPRFRENFRINLDGKEYLFLVQDYVEGQTYNSLLNTRRSQGLRFTEAEIRQLLQQILPVLEYIHSLGVIHRDISPDNLILRKLDQLPVLIDFGGVKQVVATVASEYYQPGVVGSPAGATLLGKVGFAPPEQMQTGLVSPHSDLYALAATMLVLLTGKQPQELIDTYTLNWQWDREVSLSPALGQILNKMLSPRPGDRYQSARQVLEALNPQQAISYVPTQPPTQAPTPPTTSETVAIASPRYPSPPVPISSPPPQPTNSWTPTKTFLIVLVTAGIAGVGLWGVNNLLRSDLNGGDPTISPTPTPTATTTPPQYSPAEQQRKDKLRDRRQQLGIDNNFYVNLVNQLFWEQNPSLKGRTLSDRPEDENLRAQWDRLAGEVLDKLAQLSTKARQQLGTYTSAERDRWKVEVNQVNVGSRSLYDLGDAAFFAAFPTQRNKDFVNQPIGQVWYGFVSDKLSAILAGSAFQKIVFDQGATSKTVSGNLSPSNGKVFIAGLAKEQSLEVNLKANSKVLLSIYSPSGKIKFLEDSTQRSLSIKLPEDGFYEFVVVNTGSQATDYQLTITAQTPTPPTPTPTVTDTPTPTPTVTTTPTPTPTVTDTPTPTPTPTSNSQ; translated from the coding sequence ATGCATCCTGTCTATTGCTCCAAAGGACACGAAAATCCCGCAGGGAGCCGCTTTTGCCTGAATTGCGGTGAGAAGTTATTAGATACGCCTGTAAATTACAGTATCCAACCGGGACAAGTTTTAGGCGATCGCTATTTAATTGTGCGTCAAATTGGGCAAGGTGGTTTTGGACGTACTTATTTAGCTGAAGATGTTAACCGTTTTCGCGAACTTTGTGTTTTAAAAGAATTTTCTCCTCAAGTTCAAACGGCTTACGTTTTACAAAAAGCGGAAGAACTGTTTCAGCGAGAAGCCAGCGTTCTCTACAAGCTGCAACATCCCCAAATTCCGCGCTTTCGGGAAAATTTCCGCATCAATTTGGATGGTAAAGAATACCTGTTTTTGGTGCAAGATTATGTAGAAGGGCAAACTTACAACTCTTTACTAAATACTCGCCGATCGCAAGGTTTGCGGTTTACAGAGGCGGAAATTAGACAGTTGTTGCAGCAAATCCTCCCAGTTTTGGAATACATACACTCTCTAGGCGTAATTCACCGCGATATTTCTCCCGATAATTTGATTCTGCGTAAGCTCGATCAATTACCAGTATTAATTGATTTTGGCGGCGTGAAACAAGTAGTAGCAACGGTCGCCTCTGAATATTACCAGCCTGGTGTTGTTGGATCTCCCGCAGGAGCAACTTTACTGGGTAAGGTGGGATTTGCACCCCCAGAACAAATGCAAACTGGTTTGGTGTCTCCCCACAGCGATTTATATGCTTTGGCAGCTACTATGTTGGTTTTACTGACAGGAAAGCAACCACAAGAATTAATTGATACTTATACCCTAAATTGGCAATGGGACAGAGAAGTTAGCCTGAGTCCAGCTTTGGGGCAAATTTTAAATAAAATGCTATCTCCTAGACCAGGCGATCGCTATCAATCGGCTCGTCAAGTCTTAGAAGCACTCAACCCCCAGCAGGCGATAAGCTATGTACCCACACAACCGCCTACCCAAGCACCTACACCTCCCACCACATCTGAGACTGTTGCGATCGCTTCTCCGCGTTACCCATCTCCCCCAGTTCCGATCTCGTCACCTCCACCTCAACCGACAAATTCTTGGACACCAACCAAAACCTTTCTCATTGTATTAGTAACAGCTGGGATTGCGGGAGTGGGTTTGTGGGGAGTAAATAATTTGCTGCGATCGGATTTGAATGGAGGCGATCCTACAATTTCACCTACACCCACACCTACAGCCACTACTACTCCGCCGCAGTATTCCCCAGCAGAACAGCAACGCAAAGATAAATTGCGCGATCGCCGTCAACAGTTGGGTATAGACAATAATTTCTACGTTAACTTGGTAAATCAACTGTTTTGGGAACAAAATCCCAGTTTAAAAGGACGAACTCTGAGCGATCGCCCTGAAGATGAAAATTTGCGGGCACAATGGGATCGACTAGCAGGCGAAGTATTAGACAAACTTGCACAACTGAGTACCAAAGCACGCCAGCAACTCGGAACTTACACATCAGCAGAACGCGATCGCTGGAAAGTGGAAGTTAACCAAGTCAACGTTGGTAGTCGTTCGTTATACGATTTAGGAGATGCTGCTTTCTTTGCTGCTTTCCCCACCCAGCGCAACAAAGATTTTGTCAATCAACCCATTGGACAAGTTTGGTATGGCTTTGTCAGTGACAAGCTGAGTGCGATTTTAGCTGGTAGCGCTTTTCAAAAAATTGTCTTTGATCAAGGTGCTACCAGTAAAACAGTTAGTGGTAATCTTAGCCCCAGTAATGGCAAAGTTTTTATTGCTGGACTTGCCAAAGAGCAATCTTTAGAAGTGAATCTCAAAGCCAATTCTAAAGTTTTGCTATCAATATATTCACCCTCTGGCAAAATCAAATTTTTAGAAGATTCTACCCAGCGCAGTTTGTCAATCAAGCTACCTGAAGATGGATTTTATGAATTTGTGGTTGTAAATACAGGATCGCAAGCAACAGATTATCAACTAACCATCACAGCCCAAACTCCCACCCCACCAACACCGACACCAACTGTTACCGACACTCCTACACCCACACCCACCGTCACAACAACACCAACACCGACACCAACTGTCACCGACACTCCTACACCTACACCCACCCCAACATCTAATAGTCAATGA
- a CDS encoding NB-ARC domain-containing protein, which yields MEFVGRGEELQNLHKLLQQNQQVAIAAIAGMGGVGKTELALQYAIKYRDNYQGGICWLLPKSGDIGVQIVQFARTQLDLNPPTDVDLPAQVQFCWWRWREGEVLLVLDDVADYQEVKPYFVSLSSRFKILITTRQHWGRIAELSLDVLQPEAALELLKSIIGVDRFERENQRNPQVALQLCEWLGYLPLGLELVGRYLEQDPDLTLERMLSRLQHDGLRDKSIYAAEATMTAKLGVEAAFNLSWQQLDAATQELGCLLSLFATAPITWELVGKVLEAYRALTRNSNSVFKGFQKLFTFFSKQNHQQSDKSFHLNTDISLEEAKINLLRWHLLQRQGEGIYQLHPLLREFFQSQLKSLEPAEEFKRSFCKVMIAVAKTIPQTPTLEQINYVTPAIPHITEVADNLIKDVNDDDLIWPFIGNARFYNGQGLYDKAAPWYQQSLEVTKNRLGESHPLVATSLNNLAELYRSQGRYSEAEPLYVQALELWRRSLGESHPLVATSLNNLAILYLSQGRYSEAEPLYVQALELRRRSLGESHPLVATSLNNLAELYRSQGRYSEAESLYVQALELRQRSLGKSHPLVATSLNNLAELHHSQGRYSEAELLSVQALELLQRSLGESHPLVATSLNNLAALYRSQGRYSEAEPLYVQALELRRRILGESHPDFATSLNNLAGLYKSQGRYSEAEPLYVQALELRRRILGESHPDFATSLNNLAGLYDSQGRYSEAEPLYVQALNIFERQLGVNHRHSVTVRGNLAYFRAQFSSEQ from the coding sequence AACTTTTGCAGCAAAATCAACAAGTAGCCATTGCAGCTATTGCAGGGATGGGTGGTGTTGGGAAAACAGAACTGGCGTTGCAATATGCCATTAAGTACCGCGACAATTATCAAGGTGGAATTTGCTGGTTGTTGCCCAAATCTGGGGATATTGGCGTGCAAATTGTCCAGTTTGCGAGGACGCAGCTTGATTTAAACCCGCCAACAGATGTAGATTTACCCGCGCAAGTGCAATTTTGCTGGTGGCGTTGGCGTGAGGGTGAAGTGCTGCTGGTGTTGGATGATGTTGCTGATTACCAGGAAGTTAAACCTTACTTTGTGTCGCTATCTTCTCGGTTCAAAATCCTGATTACCACCCGCCAGCACTGGGGAAGGATAGCAGAATTATCCTTAGATGTTCTGCAACCAGAGGCGGCGCTGGAATTATTAAAGTCAATTATTGGGGTAGACAGGTTTGAAAGGGAAAATCAACGCAACCCCCAGGTAGCATTACAGTTATGTGAGTGGCTGGGATATTTGCCTTTGGGTTTGGAGTTGGTGGGGCGGTATTTAGAGCAAGACCCAGATTTAACATTAGAGAGAATGCTATCTCGATTACAGCATGATGGCTTGCGAGATAAATCCATATATGCTGCTGAAGCAACAATGACAGCAAAGCTTGGTGTTGAAGCTGCTTTTAATTTAAGTTGGCAACAATTAGATGCAGCAACTCAAGAATTAGGTTGTTTGCTGAGTTTATTTGCTACAGCACCTATCACTTGGGAACTGGTGGGAAAGGTTCTGGAAGCATATCGCGCTTTAACTCGCAACTCTAATAGTGTTTTTAAAGGGTTCCAAAAACTTTTTACTTTCTTTAGCAAACAAAATCATCAGCAGTCTGACAAATCATTTCACCTCAATACAGATATTTCCCTTGAGGAAGCCAAAATTAATTTGCTGCGTTGGCATTTACTCCAGCGCCAAGGTGAAGGAATTTACCAACTACATCCCTTGCTGCGGGAGTTTTTCCAAAGTCAGCTTAAAAGCTTAGAACCAGCAGAGGAATTTAAGCGTTCTTTCTGCAAGGTAATGATAGCAGTTGCCAAAACAATTCCTCAAACCCCTACCCTTGAACAAATTAACTATGTTACCCCCGCCATACCTCATATAACTGAAGTAGCAGACAATCTTATCAAAGATGTTAACGATGATGATTTAATTTGGCCTTTCATCGGCAATGCCCGATTTTATAATGGTCAAGGATTATATGATAAAGCAGCACCTTGGTATCAGCAAAGTCTAGAAGTTACCAAAAACCGCTTAGGGGAATCACATCCACTTGTTGCTACTAGCCTCAACAATCTGGCGGAACTCTACCGTTCCCAAGGTAGATACAGCGAAGCCGAACCTTTGTATGTGCAAGCTTTAGAATTATGGCGACGAAGCTTGGGGGAATCACATCCACTTGTTGCTACTAGCTTGAACAATCTGGCAATACTCTACCTTTCCCAAGGTAGATACAGCGAAGCTGAACCTTTGTATGTGCAAGCTTTAGAACTCAGGCGACGAAGCTTGGGGGAATCACATCCACTTGTTGCTACTAGCCTGAACAATCTGGCGGAACTCTACCGTTCCCAAGGTAGATACAGCGAAGCCGAATCTTTGTATGTGCAAGCTTTAGAACTCAGGCAACGAAGCTTGGGAAAATCACATCCACTTGTTGCTACTAGCCTGAACAATCTCGCGGAACTCCACCATTCCCAAGGTAGATACAGCGAAGCCGAACTTTTGTCTGTGCAAGCTTTAGAGCTATTGCAACGAAGCTTGGGGGAATCACATCCACTTGTTGCTACTAGCCTGAACAATCTGGCGGCACTCTACCGTTCCCAAGGTAGATACAGCGAAGCCGAACCTTTGTATGTGCAAGCTTTAGAACTCAGGCGACGCATACTGGGGGAATCACATCCAGATTTTGCTACTAGCCTGAACAATCTCGCCGGACTCTACAAATCCCAAGGCAGATACAGCGAAGCTGAACCTTTGTATGTGCAAGCTTTAGAACTCAGGCGACGCATACTGGGGGAATCACATCCAGATTTTGCTACTAGCCTGAACAATCTCGCCGGACTCTACGATTCCCAAGGCAGATACAGCGAAGCTGAACCTTTGTATGTGCAAGCTTTGAATATTTTTGAGCGACAATTAGGGGTGAATCATCGCCATAGTGTTACTGTACGTGGAAATTTAGCATATTTTCGCGCTCAGTTCTCTTCAGAACAGTAA